The Poriferisphaera corsica DNA segment AATGCATACCAAAAATCTGAATTCATCGATACGACTTGAGGATCCGTCGGCACAGAAACATATTGGCCAAATGGGAAAGGTGCATTCAAATACCACCCTTGCTCCAAGACCTGCTTGCCTGGCTCACCAACAATCTTCCCAAAAATCAACCGTACGGCTTTGTCCTGCGGATCTACTCGGAACAAACCTGAGCACATATACAGCACCACAAGCACAACCATCACAAACTTTAAAATCCCAAACGATACAGAAAGCGCATCCGAAAGTGATTTTTCAGCTGGATCGATTTCTCTTTCAACTTCATCATGATGATGGTGATGATGCCCGTGATCATGGCCGCAACCACAATCACTGGAGCATTCCTTATCTTCCACAACTGCGATCACTTCTTCTTCGGACAGTTGCTCATCATTCATCTGTTTGTTTGTGTTTTCTTCGCTCATAATCTGCAATACTTAGCTGCCATGAGTTTCAATTTAGTTTTGACTCTAACAAGTCACATGCAATCTCGCTATGAAAACCATTACTCGTTCGATGCGATTGGCTTCTGCGGCAAGATCGGCTGGTCTTTCAATTCGTTCAAACCAACATCATCTGCCGACAAAATAAACTGCGTATTATTAGGAAGCATTTCTTTCAAAGCCTGCATCCTTCTCAGGAACTTCGCAAACTCCGTATCTTTCGCAAATTCGTTGTAGTAGCTCGCTGCCTCACGATCACCCTCATCGCGAATCGAGGAAGCGCGGCGTTTTGCAAACGCCAAGATCTGCTGCTGAATTGATTCAGCTTCTTTCTTTATTGTTTCAGCCGTTGCAGTACCCTCTGCTCGTGCGGTCTGAGCCAAACGCTCGCGTGTTGTACGCATACGCTCAAAGACCTTTGCCGTAATATCTTCTGGCAACACCAATCGGCGAATCCCAACCTTATCAACCTTAATACCATACGAAGGTTTGATACCAGCTAATTGTGCTCGAAGATCATCCGCACACTTCTCTTCAATCTTACGCAATTGAATATTGCCTTCATCCAAATTCACCAACTGATCAAAACGATAGTTAGAGATAATGCCTTGGAAGGAAGACATCAATGCTTTCAACTGATCCGTTGCTTTGCTGATGTTATTCATGGAACGGAAGAACGCGTACGGATCGTCAATTTCCCAAGCAAGATACATCTGAACAATCACAGCATGTCCATCGCTTGTCTTAACTTCCTGTTTAACGTCTTCAATCAGCTGGATCTTCTTTGAATATGTCTGCACATTCGAGATCGGCCAAGGCCAGCGGAGATTAAAACCCGGCTCATAAATCACTGAGCCTGGATCTACGATATTCCCAGCTGCATCTCGAGCGATCTCACCTGTTTCAACATCACGCAGCGGCTCTTTAGCCTGATTGAACGTTGTCACAACAGCAACCTGATCGTACCGAACGGTGAAGCACACCATGTACGTCAAAAGAATCAAGGCTACAAGAATGGCAACAATAACTGTCAGCGGATTCTTCATGGATTTACTCGTTCCTAAAACGAATTCCTTCTTATACACAGACCATTAAGCCTGCTTTTTCATTCAAAAAAACAATTCACCCCACCTACCCAACTATTATTCTGTGCTAAACAGCGACTTCATAAATGAACCTGAATCCTTCAAATCCATTCGGATGATTACATCCCTCATCAAGTCACTACTTACCACAATCTTTTTGCGTTCTTTCAGCCCATCGGTCATCGCATTCAAAAGCATCCGCTGAGCGTAATACTCAGGGGCATTTTTAAATGCCGCCAATTGTGCATCAAAGCTACGTGAAGCAGCCTGTTCTTCCAGAGCTCTGTCCCAACGATACGCACGTGCTTCTTGAAGCATCTGTGCTGCACGTCCACCAGCCCGATCCATCAGCGCTTCAATTTCAGCCTGCTTTTCCGCAAGGCCTTCATCACCACGACTCAACTTGATCGTTTCTAATTGATCAATCGCAGCACTGATCGCAAGCGCTTTACCCTGGGTACCAGCCACCTCAGATAGCGTTTGAATCGCATCTTTCTGAGCGTTCTGAATCACGATTTGCTTATCTTGATGTGCACCATTCTGTTCATGGAATGCCTTAGCCACATCACCGTCCTGCGGCGGATGTATCGAAGCAAAACCAACAAACACCACCTCAATACCTAACCCAACATGCCCATCCACAATGACGTCATCAACATCATCTTGAATTAGCCCTTTCAGTTCATTCGCCCCAAATGCACGCCCCTCACCCACAAGCATGTCAATATCTTTACCTGCGATATAATCGCTCAATCGCTCCACAGCCAACGCCTTCAGCATCTTGTCGGGACGTTCAACCGTCGAAACAAACTGTTCCAGATTCTTAATCCGGTAATCCACCACCATCTCGATCCCAACCAATTCACCCGCCACTGAAGACCCGTGAGCTTCATGGAAACCTGGATCTTCATTTTTATCTTCATTGGTCTTCGGTGCGATGACCATATAATCCTCAGCACCTCGAGCATGTGCATTCGTCCAAAGCACCTCTGGCGTATGATCAAATCGATAAATAGCCAATCGATTCGCCATCTCTCGGTTAATATCTTCGAGCATCACCTTGATCGGATCGCGGCGGCTCGCTTGCTTACGCTCTGTATCTGATGACCCCACCACTATCCGTTGGATACGATCAACGTCATATTTCTCACTCGTACCAATCGGCCAAGGCATCTTAAAATGGAAGCCCGGCCCTTCAATACGATCAATCTTCCCATACGACATGATCACTGCCTGCTGCTGCGGCTCAACAATCGTCAAGCTCGACAACAACACCAGCAATATCAAACCGATCACAACCAGCTTAGGCATCGATTTGTTCAACAGCTCCATAAACCAGCTGCGTGAAATCTCAAAACCAAACTGATAATTCAGCGTTTCACCAATAATCTTGCTGATCGATTCAGGACGTGTCAGCCAACCCAAAACGCGTGAATCAAACGCCGGCCTCACAACCTCATTCGTTCGGCGAGGACGATACATTCCAAACACATACGAAAGCACAATCTCAAGACCTAGTAGCACCATAATCGCCGGAACTATCAGCGATAATGCAACAAAGCCCATCTTATGCTCTGGATTCACCAGCACCGGGATCGTACCCGCAAACAACATCAACAACACAACCGCCACATTGCCGATCATGTATGACGCACCACCTCGTAGCGGCTGCCACTCCTTAACCTTCGTCATACCCGCCACATAGCGCGCCGTCAGGAACCCTAAGAATGCGATCGCACCCAAAAGGAACAGAAGCACCAATGGATTTGCATTCGGACTAATCGAGGCCGCAACCAGATCTTTCCAATTAGCTGCCTCCCCATCAATCCGCTCAACCATCCCGTTGGCTTTATACAACAAGAACCCGCCCAACGTGAGCAGGTACAATGACAATGCAAGGCTAACACCATTCAGCCAGTACTTATACAGATTGTCCAAACGCTTACGAGCGACATGCAACTGCTGCCCCGCCTCATTAAAGAGGGCCGCAGCTTCCGCATCCACCTCAGCCAATTGCTCAGCTTCTAATGCTTCAACGCGCTCTTGCTTATGTGCGTTAAATAACGCCCACAAGATGAACCATACCGGCACACCGCCTAGGAAGTACCAGATCGTCGCGTCAATCGCAGCTGATCCGTAAATCAGGCCAATGATCACCACAACCATCGCTAGGAAGATCTGAGCGATCATTCCAAACATGGCCGCATTCGCAGCACGCTTGTAAGTCTGCTGGTCGTTGCTCATCCGTATTCAAATCCTCATTACGTAAACGGTTACGCTGAATAAGCTAATCGTTATCTGTCTCGTTTGTGTGTCGGCTTCGACATGATTCCTTCAGCCTCAGATGACACTTCCTGCCTGTCTTAACCGCATTCCCCGCCCTCTAAACCACGGTTACCTCTTATATACTCATGACAAGCCGCTTAGGATCACAGATTTTTCAAAAAAAACACACTCTTTCAAACTCACTCGCACGGAAATTCGTATCATGGTACAACTTAACGCCTTATCGTGCTGAGTTTATGCACGTTAGACACATTAGTAACAGGTCCGTCTCTCTCAAATCAATCTTCTAAGTCGGTTTTTTATAACGAGTTACAAATCGCAACTCCCTTAATAGCCGTACTTGCCTCATCCCCACATACGATCTGTTCTAAGGATCCGACATTATCACGATTTCTGAACATAAGTCGAGCGAACCAATATGTTTGGCCAACTTCTCACTATTACACGTAATACTTTCACCGAGTCCATCAGGCAGCCCATCTTCGCTGTCCTCATCCTGGTCGGTATCCTCGGCCTCTGGCTCAATCTCAACCTCGCCGCATATACCATGGATCAAGACTCCAAAATGATGATCGACATGGGGCTCTCCACCGTCGCCATCATCTCACTACTCGCTGCCGCTTTCACAGCAACCGGCGTCCTCTCCTCTGAAATCGAGAAAAAAACCGTCCTCACAGTGGTCTCAAAACCCATCTCACGCCCCACCTTCGTCGTCGGTAAATTCCTCGGCGTTGCTGGCGCCATCCTCCTCGCCTACTACATTCTCTCACTCGTCTTCCTCCTCACCGCCCGACACGGCGTCATGCAGACCGCATCCCACCGCATCGACTGGCCCGTCGTCGTTTTCGGCCTTGGCGGCGCTTTCATCGCCATCGCCTTCGCCGCTTTCACAAACTACAACTTCCGCTGGGTCTTTACCTCAACCGTCACATGGGCGCTCGCCATCACCGAAACTATCGCCTTTCTCCTCATCCTCTTCATTGGCAAAAAATGGGCCATCCAAACCCCATACCACGACCTTTTCAGCCTTGATCCCAAAGCCCCCCAGCTCATGCAAGTCATAACAGGCACCGGCCTTATATCATTTGCCATCCTCATCATCACCGCCATCGCCGTGGCTGCATCAACCCGCCTCGGCCAGGTCATGACCATCCTCCTCTCCTTCGGCTTCTTCGCCCTAGGCCTCATCTCCAACTCACTCAACCAACTCACCAATCAGCGGCTCGAAATCTCACCACACATCGGATTCTTTGAATCTTTCTCACACATCTTCGCTGCCGACGCCCCCTTCTACACCAAACTCATCTACGCTGCCGCTAAAAGCATCTATCTCATCACCCCCAACATGCAATTGCTCTGGCCCGGCGACGCACTCCTTCAGGACAAACCTTTTACGCTCATCGCCTTCATGACGCCCGCCATCTACGGCATCCTCTTCACCGCAGCCATCCTCGCCATCGCTGTCGCGCTCTTCCAAAAACGCGAAGTTGGCTAACCCCCCCCGGAAGTGCAAACCACTTCCATCCGACATACAGAAATCCAATCAAACCTCACGCACAACGTGGGGTTATCTTTTTATATAATCACACGTCACCACGACCTTTCAAGCCCGCCACCGCTGGTGGCGGGGTGTTCTACAACCCATCACAAATCCGCCCCCCCTTCCACCCACAAAAAAAACCGGTCACTTCCGTAACCGGCTGTTCATTTCGTTAATTTTTATCAATCAATCATCTTCACCCTCAATCTCACCAAACCCAAAATCAATCCCCCAATCTTCTTGATCATCATCTTCACCGCCCCAATCTTCAACTTCAGGCGTAAACCGATGATGAACACGAATCACGCGTGATAGCGCTTCCGCCAACAGCGGCCCCACTGCCCCACTCATTTCAACACCACCATCTTCAAACGGCTCATTACAATCTCTAAACAACACCATCACCGCCAATGTTTCACCACCATGACGGCACGCCACCGCAACAACATGACTATCCGCCAAATAAGCCGCATCGTCACCAATCCAATACTTCAGTGTTTCATTATCTGTCACATGCAACAGATCTTCACGTGCCGCAACTTTCGGCGCCACCACATCCGCCAAGTGCTGCAACAACATATCCGCACTATCCGCAGCACAATCATAATTCACATACCCACCCAAACTATATTCATCCATCGCACTCGGCAAGAAGATCGCCGCATTCGTCGGCCCAACCTTCTCGATCATGTGCTCTAATGTCGTCCGTAACAAATTCTCTAAATCAAGCTCTTCACGTATCAGCGCACTGTACTCACTCGTCTGCACAACCTGCTGCATCTGACAAGCTAATTCCTGATACGCCATCACCAAATCATTGCACAACACATCGACCTGCTGCGATACATCCTGCCTTGCTTGATTCAATTTCTTACACAACCTTTTCAACCGATCCACTCGCCCTACATGATCATCATGCTTCAAGTGCTTCGCCACCATCCCATTCAAGCATCGCGTGACATCCCCAGTATCCACCGGCCTCTTCACAAAATCACAAACGCCGATCCGCATCCCCACAATCACCTCATCAGCATTCGGCTCATCACCCACCACCGAAGCATAAACATCCCCCTTACCCTGACTCAACTCTTCAACAAAATCCAGCCCATATCCATCGGGCAAACTCATCTCAACCATCACCATATCAAAACGCTCGCCCAACACGCATCCGCGCGCCTCAGCCAACGTCTTCACATGCTTCACATTGAGTTCAACTCGGCGATCCTGATACTCCCTCACCGACTTCAACACATCGTCCCCAGGATCCACGACCAGCAGACTTACCGCCTTCTTCGCTTCACCTAATCTCTTATTCCGGCTTTTCGCCGTCTTAGCCTGATGACTCACAGCTTTCTCCTGCTACCGCATCCTGCGTGAACATCTTCTATAATCGCAACCGTCTTTAAAGCTGAAAATCCATTTGATTCTCATTCTTGCCGCAACGATCACTTGGTCAACGAGGATGTTATTTCGCAAAACGCATTAAACGATCCCATGCACTCTACCGATCCACGTGTATCCCTAAACACATGGGCCTCCTCGGCAGAGTCTCCGCTTTTCACATCGTCAACCTATGCCGCACAATCCAGCGGCAACCTCAACGTTGCAACAGTTCCTTCACCCAACGCACTTGCCAATTCCAAACAACCGTTATGACCCTCAATAAACTGCTGCGCACGCGTTAAACCCATCCCAACCCGACGCCCCGCCGCCTTCGCGCTAAAGAACGGATCCTTCGCATGTCCCAACGTCCGATCATCCATCCCTTCACCATCATCCTTCACCTTCACCTCAACCCATCGCCCATCATTGGTCACACCAACCCGAATCTCCACCCCATCCCCCGGCTTCGATTGCACCGCATTATGCAACAGCTCACTCACCGCCGTCTGAATCTGATCCACATCCATACGCACACGCGGCACACCATCCTTCATCTTCAAGAAAATCGGCGTCTCACTCTGCCACTTCCCATAATGCGACTGCACCTTCTTCACCGTACTATTCAACAGAAGCGACATATCCGCCTCCACAAACTCCGGCTCAGGTGGATCCGCAAACAAGTGCAACGCCGTAATCAAATCACTCAACCGGTGACTCTCCATATAAATCCGCTGCGCCGCCTTCTGCTCCTTACTACCACTCGCAAGCGTCATCGAAAGCAACTGACTACGACCACTAATCACCGCAAGCGGGTTATTCATCTCATGCGCAGCCCCTGCCGCCATCTCACCCAATCTCGCCATCGATTCTTGCTGCAACAACTTATCTTGCGCCTCAGCTAATGCACTATTAGACTCAGCAAGCTCCTCACCTAATCTTCGCGCGCCGTCATGCTGCTCAGCCGCCGCAATCGCACTACCCCAAACACTGACCAACGTCTCCATCAACCCCCATTTTGGTAGCACACTACGATCATGCAGCAACACACCGACCGTTCCCCATCCACAACGAAGCGGGATCAATCGCACCCGTCTCAAATCTTCCGATCCAATCAAAAAATCCTGCACCCAAGGCAGCACGCCCATCATGCTCATCCCCACTGGCTCACTCAGATCTAATTCCCTCAGATCCGGCGCACCATACGGCACATCCACGCACTGTGAATCCACCACTTGCCCATCCGTCCGATATCGACTCACCAACCAACTCGTCCCACCATCATTTAAATCCTTAGATGGCCTAACGACTGAATAGAATCCCGCCCCCAATAATTCCTTCGCATTCATCACAACACTGTCAATTACATCCTGAACCCCTTGCCCCGGCATTGCCCGGCTATGGAAACGTGACACCGCCTCCAAAATCTGACTCTGCTGCTGTGCGACTCGCCCCTTATTTTCAAGCGCATAATTCACCCGGCCTAAAGCTTGATTCGCCTTCTGGATCGACTGTAACAGCAAATCTTTCGACGGCTGATCATGTACGCCAAGCGCCTTACCCCGACGCTCTAACTGATCATGCAGTTGATCCAAAGCCCAATCCACATGCTGCCGCTTCACCCCAACCTTTTCCATCAACACTTCAACTTGCTGCTTGAAATGATAGTTCCCCGAATAACCCAGGTGCTGTTGACGTGTCAATAAATCTGCCAAACTAACCAGCCCCACCATCCGACGGTGCGGCAACTCCGGCAACGTCTCATATGGCGAACCATGCAACCAAATACAATCCTGCAATCGGTGAGGCAACCCCCACTGCTCAGCCATCCGCTTACCCGCCGTATGATGATCAATCCCCACAATCCGCCGTTCATACGACGCGATATTCCCATGATTCATCTCCACCAACTCCACCACGCGCGCATAACTTTTCGGCAAAACATAATCCAGCGCCAACTTACCCACATCATGCAACAACCCACAAACAAACGCCTCATCAGCGCTTAGACTCCGCTCATTCCCCGCCGCCTTCGCAATCAATTCCGCGACAACACCTACCGCCAAACTGTGCACCCAGAACCCCGCATGATCAAAGCCCGCTTCTTCACGTGACTCCTGCTCCACAGCCACCCCGCCCCCTACTTTCGCAATCACAACACCATCCGTATCATCACCACACAACACCGCCGACGCATCACTCTCATCATGCACCGCAACCTGCCCCACATGCTTACCACCACCAACATCTTGCTTCTTCTCTTTACCTTTCTGAAAAAACTCCATCACCTTAATCGACAACACCGCATTGCGTATCGTATTGAAACCCAAAAGAACAACCGCTTTATCAACCGTCAATATATCCTCGCGCAATCCCTTGTCCGCAGCGCGGCACAACGACAAAACCTTCGCCGTTAGCGCCGGGTCAGCCTGCACCAATTCAATCACCTCACGCGCATGCGTCTCGTCTGATGCCGTCAACGACAGCAACCGCGTCGCAATCACCGGCAAAGTCGGCAACGAATCTATCTGCCTCAAGATCAGCTCAATCCTCTTCGGCCTGCTCACCTCTTGCGCTGTCATCCTCAAATCTCCTGAACCCTCTGACAAATTCTATTCACTCAATAGATATGCGCACTTCTCGCGCGCAATCCCCTTACCTAAACTTAATCGTCACCCTCAAACCCTAACTCAAGCACAATCCGCACAATCGCTACCTTTTATCACACTCACCAAAACCTCGCACCAACATAAACCAACGAAAAACCGCGACTCAAGCCGCGGCCTCATCATCCTCCTCCGCCATGCTTAGCGAAGGATTCAATCTTAAAACACTTCGCGCGTTTTAAGCTCCCTATTCTCATTCATTCAATTCATCAAGCCGCAACCGCAAGCAGCGTTTCTATTCGCTCTTGCAAGTTCTCAATATTAAACGGCTTCTTAATGAACTCATCCGCGCCCGACTGCAACAATTCATGAACCTCATCCTGGTTTACAACACCCGACACAATAATGATCTTCATATTCACAAGATCCGGATTCTTCCTCACCGTCTCGCAAACTTTGTTCCCATTAATATCTGGCAACATGTAATCCAAAATCATCAGGTCAGGCTTAAACTGCTCCGTCATAATCCCCGCATCATAACCCGTGCTCGCCGTCTTCACTTCATAATGCTCATTACGACTCAGCACATCGACAAACAATTCAACAATCTGTTCATCATCATCCACCACCAACAGCTTACGCTTCTGGCCACTACCTTTTTCACCAAGCGCCTCAACCGGAATCCCATTCTCCTGCATGAACTTGAGTAGCTCATCACGAGGTATCCGCCTAAATCGACTACCTGGCACGCGAAACCCATTCAAACGACCACTATCAAAACAACGGATAATTGTCTGCTGCGAAACCTTACAGATCTCCGCTGCTTCACCCGTCGTAAATACTTGTTTTCCACTCAGATCAGTCGGTGCTTCATTAGCGCTCATGGTCTGCTCACTCTTTCTTTTCGTCTTCTTTCACCAAGACGTTTTCATCACATCGCCCGAAAATGGCTCTCCCACCCCAAACCAAATACTTAGCACGCCCTCCCTAATTTACCTACCTTTACATCGTCCCACCCTGTTACCAACTTTACACGCATCCTGCCCACGCTTTATTTTTTCTTTCCTTAGCCTTCCATCTACAGAAAACCCAGACCCGTCTTCTCCAATTTAGTTCATCAGCTAACATCCCCAGACAATCCTCTACAACGTCAACCATAGACTCACCAGTACGCCCGACATCCCATTCCTGAACAATTTCCTTCTGACTTCTCACGGATCTAGCCATATCGCCCCATCACTTTTACTCCCCGCCTCTGCCTCATCTCGTACCTCTACACCACACCACGGGCACTCGCTTCGCCCCGCCCCAATCGTCTCCCGCACATCGTAACCACAACATGTGCATCGCCCCGGCTCATTCTTGTTCACACACCCTCGATACCCGCGGCCCGCCCAATGATGATTCACAATCACAACCGCCAAACATAACACCAAATATCCCATAAAAACAAACCACACAACAGGCAACAAAAAAGAATCAAAACCCACAGTATTCACCAAATCAAATCCAAAGACAGCCATACAAGCACATATAAACGTACTACCCCAAATGCACATCATCATACCCCACAAAAAATTTTGCCCGCTCTTATCAAGGTGCTGAAGCATATCTCTAGACACCGCCACATGATGCACGCAAACAACCAACATCACCATCAAACATGCCAGCAACACAATCGGGGCAGCATATATGATGAATCCATACATCAGAAGTGCAATAATCTGCATACTGCTGAAGGCAATACTACACACCACCGCCAACAGTAAACCTCCCCACAAAAACATCTTCGTCACACACCAACACACACTCAGCCAACACAACCCCTTACCCACTTTCATATCCATCATTTGCTCACCCATTTAAACCTCCAGAATATAATGTAAATTATCACTTACAATATATGCTCTCCCCACCTAAATGCCAGCAAATTCTCAAACATCTATATATAGATAAACTTCACGCCAGTCCCCCTCGCCTAGCCCCCTCCCCCCTTCTCAGCTAGAATAGATCGCTCACAACCGCGCGACCATTGCACCCACACCTCCTCAAAACCCATCCACAACCGCGCAACTACATACAAAACTGATAGTTACGTGCAGCAACCAATCTCCCCCGCTGCACCCAAAGAGGAAGGATCACCACATGGCACGCCCAATGACCATGACCGAAAAAATCCTGGCCGCTCACGCCGGCAAGGAAGAAGTAAAGCCCGGCGACAACGTCTGGGTCAATGTCGATGTCCTCATGACCCACGACGTCTGCGGCCCCGGCACCATCGGCATCTTCAAAGAGCAGTTCGGCCCCGATGCCAAAGTCTGGGACAACGCACGCATCCCCATCATCCCCGACCACTACATCTTCACCGCCGACGACAAATGTCACCGCAACATCCAAACCCTCCGCGACTTCGTCGCCGAGCAGGGCATCAAATACTACTACGACCCCGACTTCGTCAACACCGAAGAAGGCTCCGGCTTCCCATCGCCTTACCGCGATCCCAACAACACCAACTACAAAGGTGTCTGCCACAAAGCTCTCCCCGAAGAAGGCCACTGCCGTCCAGGCGAAATCCTTCTCGGCACAGACTCCCATACCTGCACCGCAGGCGCATTCGGCCAGTTCGCAACCGGCATCGGCAACACCGATGCAGCCTTCACCATGGGCACCGGCAAAACATGGCTCAAAGTACCACCGACCATGAAGTTCGTCTTCAACGGTGAAATCCCCCCATACCTCACCGCCAAAGACCTCATCCTCGCCGTCATCGGCAAGATCGGTTTCTCCGGCGCAACCTACAAAGCCATGTACTTCACCGGCTCAGGCATCTCCTCACTCTCTCTCGAAGACCGCATGACACTCACCAACATGGCCATCGAAGCCGGCGGTAAAAACGGCATCTGCGACGTTGACGAGAAAACACTCCAATACGTCCGCGCACGATCCAATCGCCCCGAGTGGACCGTCTACACCGAAGACGAAGGCGCTGAATACGATTTCGAATACACATGGGATCTCGCTGACTTCGAACCACTCGTCGCTGCACCACACTCCCCTGACAACACAAAAACCGCACACGAACTATCTAACCAAAAGTTAGACCGTGCATACATCGGCTCATGCACCGGTGGCAAGATCACTGACATGATCATGGCCGCCAACATCCTTGCCGGTAACAAAGTCGCCATCCCAACCTTCGTTGTGCCCGGCTCAACCGAAGTACACTCAGACATGCTCCGCCTCGGACTCAACGGCGAGCCTGTCAAAGACGGTGAAAAGAACATTTACCAAACACTCGAAGATACAGGCTGTAACATCGGTGCCGCGTCATGTGCAGCTTGCCTCGGCGGCCCACAAGACACCTTCGGCCGACTCAACGAACCCATCAACTGTATATCAACAACCAACCGTAACTTCCCTGGCCGTATGGGCCACAAAGAAGCCGGTGTCTACCTCGCATCCCCACTCACCGCCGCAGCATCCGCACTCACCGGCAAAGTCACCGACCCACGCGAGTACATCACCGCCCCAATCCAAACTGGCACCGCCGGCGTCTGCTAATCATCCATTAGCCCCCGGAAGCCACAACAGCTTCCCATTCAAACCACGAGAACCTCAAGCTCAGGCAACCCGCCTGAGCTTTTTTATTGGCCACACACATTTTCTCACCCCACCGGAAATACTCTACCCACAACCAC contains these protein-coding regions:
- a CDS encoding HDOD domain-containing protein produces the protein MTAQEVSRPKRIELILRQIDSLPTLPVIATRLLSLTASDETHAREVIELVQADPALTAKVLSLCRAADKGLREDILTVDKAVVLLGFNTIRNAVLSIKVMEFFQKGKEKKQDVGGGKHVGQVAVHDESDASAVLCGDDTDGVVIAKVGGGVAVEQESREEAGFDHAGFWVHSLAVGVVAELIAKAAGNERSLSADEAFVCGLLHDVGKLALDYVLPKSYARVVELVEMNHGNIASYERRIVGIDHHTAGKRMAEQWGLPHRLQDCIWLHGSPYETLPELPHRRMVGLVSLADLLTRQQHLGYSGNYHFKQQVEVLMEKVGVKRQHVDWALDQLHDQLERRGKALGVHDQPSKDLLLQSIQKANQALGRVNYALENKGRVAQQQSQILEAVSRFHSRAMPGQGVQDVIDSVVMNAKELLGAGFYSVVRPSKDLNDGGTSWLVSRYRTDGQVVDSQCVDVPYGAPDLRELDLSEPVGMSMMGVLPWVQDFLIGSEDLRRVRLIPLRCGWGTVGVLLHDRSVLPKWGLMETLVSVWGSAIAAAEQHDGARRLGEELAESNSALAEAQDKLLQQESMARLGEMAAGAAHEMNNPLAVISGRSQLLSMTLASGSKEQKAAQRIYMESHRLSDLITALHLFADPPEPEFVEADMSLLLNSTVKKVQSHYGKWQSETPIFLKMKDGVPRVRMDVDQIQTAVSELLHNAVQSKPGDGVEIRVGVTNDGRWVEVKVKDDGEGMDDRTLGHAKDPFFSAKAAGRRVGMGLTRAQQFIEGHNGCLELASALGEGTVATLRLPLDCAA
- a CDS encoding ABC transporter permease, with the translated sequence MFGQLLTITRNTFTESIRQPIFAVLILVGILGLWLNLNLAAYTMDQDSKMMIDMGLSTVAIISLLAAAFTATGVLSSEIEKKTVLTVVSKPISRPTFVVGKFLGVAGAILLAYYILSLVFLLTARHGVMQTASHRIDWPVVVFGLGGAFIAIAFAAFTNYNFRWVFTSTVTWALAITETIAFLLILFIGKKWAIQTPYHDLFSLDPKAPQLMQVITGTGLISFAILIITAIAVAASTRLGQVMTILLSFGFFALGLISNSLNQLTNQRLEISPHIGFFESFSHIFAADAPFYTKLIYAAAKSIYLITPNMQLLWPGDALLQDKPFTLIAFMTPAIYGILFTAAILAIAVALFQKREVG
- a CDS encoding SPFH domain-containing protein yields the protein MSNDQQTYKRAANAAMFGMIAQIFLAMVVVIIGLIYGSAAIDATIWYFLGGVPVWFILWALFNAHKQERVEALEAEQLAEVDAEAAALFNEAGQQLHVARKRLDNLYKYWLNGVSLALSLYLLTLGGFLLYKANGMVERIDGEAANWKDLVAASISPNANPLVLLFLLGAIAFLGFLTARYVAGMTKVKEWQPLRGGASYMIGNVAVVLLMLFAGTIPVLVNPEHKMGFVALSLIVPAIMVLLGLEIVLSYVFGMYRPRRTNEVVRPAFDSRVLGWLTRPESISKIIGETLNYQFGFEISRSWFMELLNKSMPKLVVIGLILLVLLSSLTIVEPQQQAVIMSYGKIDRIEGPGFHFKMPWPIGTSEKYDVDRIQRIVVGSSDTERKQASRRDPIKVMLEDINREMANRLAIYRFDHTPEVLWTNAHARGAEDYMVIAPKTNEDKNEDPGFHEAHGSSVAGELVGIEMVVDYRIKNLEQFVSTVERPDKMLKALAVERLSDYIAGKDIDMLVGEGRAFGANELKGLIQDDVDDVIVDGHVGLGIEVVFVGFASIHPPQDGDVAKAFHEQNGAHQDKQIVIQNAQKDAIQTLSEVAGTQGKALAISAAIDQLETIKLSRGDEGLAEKQAEIEALMDRAGGRAAQMLQEARAYRWDRALEEQAASRSFDAQLAAFKNAPEYYAQRMLLNAMTDGLKERKKIVVSSDLMRDVIIRMDLKDSGSFMKSLFSTE
- a CDS encoding response regulator, whose translation is MSHQAKTAKSRNKRLGEAKKAVSLLVVDPGDDVLKSVREYQDRRVELNVKHVKTLAEARGCVLGERFDMVMVEMSLPDGYGLDFVEELSQGKGDVYASVVGDEPNADEVIVGMRIGVCDFVKRPVDTGDVTRCLNGMVAKHLKHDDHVGRVDRLKRLCKKLNQARQDVSQQVDVLCNDLVMAYQELACQMQQVVQTSEYSALIREELDLENLLRTTLEHMIEKVGPTNAAIFLPSAMDEYSLGGYVNYDCAADSADMLLQHLADVVAPKVAAREDLLHVTDNETLKYWIGDDAAYLADSHVVAVACRHGGETLAVMVLFRDCNEPFEDGGVEMSGAVGPLLAEALSRVIRVHHRFTPEVEDWGGEDDDQEDWGIDFGFGEIEGEDD
- the hflC gene encoding protease modulator HflC → MKNPLTVIVAILVALILLTYMVCFTVRYDQVAVVTTFNQAKEPLRDVETGEIARDAAGNIVDPGSVIYEPGFNLRWPWPISNVQTYSKKIQLIEDVKQEVKTSDGHAVIVQMYLAWEIDDPYAFFRSMNNISKATDQLKALMSSFQGIISNYRFDQLVNLDEGNIQLRKIEEKCADDLRAQLAGIKPSYGIKVDKVGIRRLVLPEDITAKVFERMRTTRERLAQTARAEGTATAETIKKEAESIQQQILAFAKRRASSIRDEGDREAASYYNEFAKDTEFAKFLRRMQALKEMLPNNTQFILSADDVGLNELKDQPILPQKPIASNE